In Bdellovibrionales bacterium, a genomic segment contains:
- a CDS encoding DUF4337 family protein: MSELNEAISESLEHAAESRLNAYIAICVAVTATFMALCNIKGGNIVQNMSKEQSKAVNDWAYFQSKSTKQNVVENTIDLLTSQKKPANQSSFVPRYKRKLINSKRNLIAMKKKKLKSNSRQNLTKNSMMT, encoded by the coding sequence GTGAGTGAGTTAAACGAAGCAATTTCTGAATCACTGGAACACGCCGCTGAAAGTCGTTTGAATGCCTATATCGCTATTTGCGTCGCAGTTACAGCGACCTTCATGGCACTTTGTAATATAAAGGGTGGAAACATTGTTCAAAATATGTCAAAAGAACAGTCAAAAGCTGTCAACGATTGGGCCTATTTTCAGTCCAAAAGTACCAAGCAAAATGTTGTTGAAAATACGATTGATCTTTTAACTTCGCAAAAGAAGCCAGCGAATCAGAGCTCGTTCGTACCGAGATACAAAAGAAAATTGATAAACTCAAAGAGAAATTTGATCGCTATGAAAAAGAAAAAACTGAAATCAAACTCTCGGCAGAATCTCACGAAAAATTCTATGATGACATGA
- a CDS encoding DUF4337 family protein, translated as MQKKIDKLKEKFDRYEKEKTEIKLSAESHEKFYDDMNIFDDQFDMTEATLSIAIALFGVTALTQKRPLFFFALILSLMGSILGLIGFMGISIHFNIISNILG; from the coding sequence ATACAAAAGAAAATTGATAAACTCAAAGAGAAATTTGATCGCTATGAAAAAGAAAAAACTGAAATCAAACTCTCGGCAGAATCTCACGAAAAATTCTATGATGACATGAATATCTTCGACGATCAATTTGATATGACCGAAGCAACGCTGTCGATTGCAATTGCGCTTTTTGGTGTCACGGCGTTGACGCAGAAAAGACCTCTGTTTTTCTTTGCTTTAATTCTTAGCTTGATGGGTTCCATTTTGGGATTGATCGGCTTTATGGGAATTTCCATTCATTTTAATATTATCTCAAATATATTGGGCTGA